Proteins encoded by one window of Juglans regia cultivar Chandler chromosome 15, Walnut 2.0, whole genome shotgun sequence:
- the LOC109008847 gene encoding clathrin interactor EPSIN 1-like isoform X2 has product MVMDVLWTRLTETGKDWRHVYKALAVIEYLVAHGSERAVDEIIEHTFQISSLSSFEYVEPSGKDMGINVRKKVENIVALLNNKDKIQEVRNKAAANHDKYIGLSSTGITYKSGSASYSSSGYQSSDGYGSGARDGDRFSDGYRDRDRYKEEKYEKASSGKSRFGVTSENQGNSLKKDSAHNGSKDDNKSSNASTNLYGSDKYGSIRSQSSSVPSNNYEDEFDDFDPRGTAKAAAGSSNQVDLFGQSLVGDLLDAPTPVPADKPVMNSSSSDFDLFADATFVSASPHVDKGLGSQIQTEVDLFASQSAISASASSIVDPFAIPNPVMHPEIKAPNSAPEDANIVDPFAAVPLDNFNGPDFFGAFTHSDSASSETSHNGINVGNHNNLGGKSSEDSSTPPKKDAFQVKSGIWADSLSRGLIDLNISASKKVSLADVGVVGGLSDGLGEREKGPLTSYYTGRAMGAGSGLGRSGFSSSPAMGGNEFFSDFGGQQHQYGGGFQK; this is encoded by the exons ATGGTTATGGATGTTCTGTGGACAAGATTGACTGAGACTGGCAAGGACTGGCGACATGTCTATAAG GCATTGGCTGTGATAGAGTATTTGGTGGCACATGGATCTGAACGCGCGGTTGATGAGATTATAGAGCATACTTTCCAAATTTCA TCACTCTCAAGTTTTGAATATGTCGAGCCAAGCGGGAAGGATATGGGAATAAATGTGAGGAAGAAGGTGGAAAACATTGTGGCCCTTTTGAATAATAAGGATAAAATACAAGAAGTGAGAAATAAAGCTGCTGCAAACCATGATAA GTATATTGGACTTTCTTCTACTGGAATAACCTACAAATCAGGTTCTGCCTCATATAGTAGTAGTGGCTACCAGAGTAGTGATGGGTATGGAAGTGGTGCAAGAGATGGTGATAGGTTCAGTGATGGTTATAGAGACAGGGATCGATataaagaagagaaatatgagAAGGCTAGTTCTGGAAAGTCACGTTTTGGGGTTACAAGCGAGAATCAGGGGAATTCTTTGAAGAAGGATTCTGCGCACAATGGCAG TAAGGATGATAATAAGTCATCCAATGCATCAACTAACTTATATGGCTCGGATAAGTACGGTTCAATTCGTTCTCAAAGTTCAAGTGTCCCTTCAAATAATTATGAGGATGAGTTCGATGATTTTGATCCCCGTGGAACTGCTA AGGCTGCTGCTGGAAGCTCTAACCAGGTGGATCTCTTTGGGCAAAGTTTGGTTGGTGACCTCTTGGATGCTCCAACGCCTGTTCCTGCAGACAAGCCTGTCATGAACAGTAGTTCATCAGATTTTGATCTGTTTGCAGATGCAACTTTTGTATCAGCATCTCCACATGTAGATAAGGGACTGGGTTCTCAAATCCAG ACTGAGGTTGATCTATTTGCTTCCCAATCTGCCATATCTGCTTCAGCTTCTTCAATAGTTGATCCTTTTGCAATCCCGAATCCCGTCATGCATCCAGAAATTAAAGCTCCAAACTCCGCACCGGAAGATGCTAACATTGTTGATCCCTTTGCTGCTGTTCCACTTGACAATTTCAATGGACCTGATTTCTTTGGCGCATTCACTCATTCTGATTCAGCATCTTCAGAAACCTCACATAATGGTATCAATGTTGGAAATCATAATAATTTGGGTGGAAAATCTTCAGAAGACTCGAGCACTCCACCAAAGAAGGATGCTTTCCAGGTGAAGTCAGGAATTTGGGCAGATTCACTGAGCCGTGGATTGATTGACCTTAATATATCTGCTT CCAAGAAGGTATCCCTGGCAGATGTTGGCGTCGTGGGTGGATTGAGTGATGGATTAggtgaaagagagaaaggacCCCTGACTTCATATTACACGGGAAGAGCAATGGGTGCCGGGTCTGGTCTTGGCAGATCCGGTTTCTCATCTTCACCGGCTATGGGTGGGAACGAATTCTTCTCTGACTTTGGTGGCCAACAACACCAATATGGTGGTGGTTTCCAGAAGTAA
- the LOC109008847 gene encoding clathrin interactor EPSIN 1-like isoform X1, with translation MDFMKVFDQTVREIKREVNLKVLMVPEIEQKVLDATDNEPWGPHGTALAEIAQATKKFAECQMVMDVLWTRLTETGKDWRHVYKALAVIEYLVAHGSERAVDEIIEHTFQISSLSSFEYVEPSGKDMGINVRKKVENIVALLNNKDKIQEVRNKAAANHDKYIGLSSTGITYKSGSASYSSSGYQSSDGYGSGARDGDRFSDGYRDRDRYKEEKYEKASSGKSRFGVTSENQGNSLKKDSAHNGSKDDNKSSNASTNLYGSDKYGSIRSQSSSVPSNNYEDEFDDFDPRGTAKAAAGSSNQVDLFGQSLVGDLLDAPTPVPADKPVMNSSSSDFDLFADATFVSASPHVDKGLGSQIQTEVDLFASQSAISASASSIVDPFAIPNPVMHPEIKAPNSAPEDANIVDPFAAVPLDNFNGPDFFGAFTHSDSASSETSHNGINVGNHNNLGGKSSEDSSTPPKKDAFQVKSGIWADSLSRGLIDLNISASKKVSLADVGVVGGLSDGLGEREKGPLTSYYTGRAMGAGSGLGRSGFSSSPAMGGNEFFSDFGGQQHQYGGGFQK, from the exons ATGGATTTCATGAAGGTCTTCGATCAAACAGTTCGAGAAAT AAAGAGGGAGGTGAATTTGAAGGTCCTGATGGTTCCGGAGATTGAACAGAAG GTACTGGATGCGACTGATAATGAACCTTGGGGTCCTCATGGCACTGCATTAGCGGAGATAGCACAGGCcacaaaaaaatt TGCTGAATGCCAGATGGTTATGGATGTTCTGTGGACAAGATTGACTGAGACTGGCAAGGACTGGCGACATGTCTATAAG GCATTGGCTGTGATAGAGTATTTGGTGGCACATGGATCTGAACGCGCGGTTGATGAGATTATAGAGCATACTTTCCAAATTTCA TCACTCTCAAGTTTTGAATATGTCGAGCCAAGCGGGAAGGATATGGGAATAAATGTGAGGAAGAAGGTGGAAAACATTGTGGCCCTTTTGAATAATAAGGATAAAATACAAGAAGTGAGAAATAAAGCTGCTGCAAACCATGATAA GTATATTGGACTTTCTTCTACTGGAATAACCTACAAATCAGGTTCTGCCTCATATAGTAGTAGTGGCTACCAGAGTAGTGATGGGTATGGAAGTGGTGCAAGAGATGGTGATAGGTTCAGTGATGGTTATAGAGACAGGGATCGATataaagaagagaaatatgagAAGGCTAGTTCTGGAAAGTCACGTTTTGGGGTTACAAGCGAGAATCAGGGGAATTCTTTGAAGAAGGATTCTGCGCACAATGGCAG TAAGGATGATAATAAGTCATCCAATGCATCAACTAACTTATATGGCTCGGATAAGTACGGTTCAATTCGTTCTCAAAGTTCAAGTGTCCCTTCAAATAATTATGAGGATGAGTTCGATGATTTTGATCCCCGTGGAACTGCTA AGGCTGCTGCTGGAAGCTCTAACCAGGTGGATCTCTTTGGGCAAAGTTTGGTTGGTGACCTCTTGGATGCTCCAACGCCTGTTCCTGCAGACAAGCCTGTCATGAACAGTAGTTCATCAGATTTTGATCTGTTTGCAGATGCAACTTTTGTATCAGCATCTCCACATGTAGATAAGGGACTGGGTTCTCAAATCCAG ACTGAGGTTGATCTATTTGCTTCCCAATCTGCCATATCTGCTTCAGCTTCTTCAATAGTTGATCCTTTTGCAATCCCGAATCCCGTCATGCATCCAGAAATTAAAGCTCCAAACTCCGCACCGGAAGATGCTAACATTGTTGATCCCTTTGCTGCTGTTCCACTTGACAATTTCAATGGACCTGATTTCTTTGGCGCATTCACTCATTCTGATTCAGCATCTTCAGAAACCTCACATAATGGTATCAATGTTGGAAATCATAATAATTTGGGTGGAAAATCTTCAGAAGACTCGAGCACTCCACCAAAGAAGGATGCTTTCCAGGTGAAGTCAGGAATTTGGGCAGATTCACTGAGCCGTGGATTGATTGACCTTAATATATCTGCTT CCAAGAAGGTATCCCTGGCAGATGTTGGCGTCGTGGGTGGATTGAGTGATGGATTAggtgaaagagagaaaggacCCCTGACTTCATATTACACGGGAAGAGCAATGGGTGCCGGGTCTGGTCTTGGCAGATCCGGTTTCTCATCTTCACCGGCTATGGGTGGGAACGAATTCTTCTCTGACTTTGGTGGCCAACAACACCAATATGGTGGTGGTTTCCAGAAGTAA
- the LOC109008845 gene encoding phosphoribosylaminoimidazole-succinocarboxamide synthase, chloroplastic isoform X2, whose protein sequence is MAESIRLNPTKTFNPRIPFTNHTLPSIYSFKTKSKSKKFASISASVSSSQSQSQSQDQQRLSLDSLIGNSSRKDELFGSIRSSLPHCLSETNLHLTVPGLKSKTRGKVRDIYESGDYLVLVTTDRQSAFDRILASIPFKGQVLNETSLWWFEKTRHITSNAIISSPDKNVTIAKKCSVFPVEFVVRSYVTGSTDTSLWTVYNKGLVKNQKLPANILTPTTKAADHDVPVTPDEIVQRGLMTQADYDEASRKALSLFEYGQSVALEHGLILVDTKYEFGKADDGSVLLIDEVHTPDSSRYWIAHSYEERFHSSLEPENVDKEFLRLWFKDHCNPYEDEVLPDAPEDLVCELAWRYIFLYEKITNSKFEMPRMEEPIHDRISRNVARALSSLQ, encoded by the exons ATGGCGGAGAGTATACGCTTAAACCCTACCAAAACATTCAACCCCAGAATTCCATTCACAAACCACACTCTCCCTTCAATCTATTCCTTCAAAACGAAATCAAAATCCAAGAAGTTCGCATCAATCTCTGCGTCGGTGAGTTCGAGCCAGAGCCAGAGCCAGAGCCAGGACCAGCAACGACTGTCTTTGGACTCTCTGATCGGTAATAGCAGTCGCAAAGACGAACTTTTTGGCTCTATCAGAAGCTCCTTGCCCCACTGTCTCTCCGAAACGAACCTCCACCTCACCGTCCCTGGCCTCAAATCCAAAACCAGGGGAAAG GTTAGAGATATTTACGAAAGTGGGGATTATCTTGTTCTCGTCACTACTGACCGACAAAGTGCTTTTGACAGAATTCTTGCTTCCATTCCCTTCAAGGGCCAG GTTCTTAATGAGACAAGTTTGTGGTGGTTTGAAAAAACCCGACACATAACTTCAAATGCGATCATCTCATCCCCGGATAAAAATGTTACAATTGCGAAGAAATGTTCGGTTTTTCCCGTCGAATTTGTCG TTAGGAGTTATGTGACTGGAAGTACCGACACATCATTATGGACAGTCTACAACAAAG GTTTGGTTAAAAACCAAAAGCTTCCTGCAAACATACTCACACCAACAACTAAGGCAGCAGATCATGATGTCCCAGTAACTCCGGATGAG ATAGTTCAACGTGGACTGATGACTCAAGCTGATTATGATGAAGCAAGTAGGAAAGCATTAAGCTTATTTGAATATGGACAG TCTGTTGCTCTGGAACATGGCCTGATATTGGTGGACACTAAATATGAATTTGGAAAGGCAGATGACGGTTCAGTTCTTTTAATTGATGAG GTGCATACTCCTGATTCAAGCAGATATTGGATTGCCCATTCTTATGAGGAACGCTTTCATAGTTCTCTTGAACCTGAAAATGTTGATAAG GAGTTCTTGAGGTTGTGGTTCAAAGATCACTGCAATCCATATGAAGATGAG GTCCTCCCTGATGCTCCAGAAGATCTTGTTTGTGAACTAGCTTGGCG ATACATATTTTTGTATGAGAAGATAACAAATTCGAAGTTTGAGATGCCGAGGATGGAG GAGCCAATTCATGATCGGATTTCTCGGAATGTTGCACGGGCGTTGTCATCACTACAGTAA
- the LOC109008845 gene encoding phosphoribosylaminoimidazole-succinocarboxamide synthase, chloroplastic isoform X1, translating into MAESIRLNPTKTFNPRIPFTNHTLPSIYSFKTKSKSKKFASISASVSSSQSQSQSQDQQRLSLDSLIGNSSRKDELFGSIRSSLPHCLSETNLHLTVPGLKSKTRGKVRDIYESGDYLVLVTTDRQSAFDRILASIPFKGQVLNETSLWWFEKTRHITSNAIISSPDKNVTIAKKCSVFPVEFVVRSYVTGSTDTSLWTVYNKGVRKYCGNVLPDGLVKNQKLPANILTPTTKAADHDVPVTPDEIVQRGLMTQADYDEASRKALSLFEYGQSVALEHGLILVDTKYEFGKADDGSVLLIDEVHTPDSSRYWIAHSYEERFHSSLEPENVDKEFLRLWFKDHCNPYEDEVLPDAPEDLVCELAWRYIFLYEKITNSKFEMPRMEEPIHDRISRNVARALSSLQ; encoded by the exons ATGGCGGAGAGTATACGCTTAAACCCTACCAAAACATTCAACCCCAGAATTCCATTCACAAACCACACTCTCCCTTCAATCTATTCCTTCAAAACGAAATCAAAATCCAAGAAGTTCGCATCAATCTCTGCGTCGGTGAGTTCGAGCCAGAGCCAGAGCCAGAGCCAGGACCAGCAACGACTGTCTTTGGACTCTCTGATCGGTAATAGCAGTCGCAAAGACGAACTTTTTGGCTCTATCAGAAGCTCCTTGCCCCACTGTCTCTCCGAAACGAACCTCCACCTCACCGTCCCTGGCCTCAAATCCAAAACCAGGGGAAAG GTTAGAGATATTTACGAAAGTGGGGATTATCTTGTTCTCGTCACTACTGACCGACAAAGTGCTTTTGACAGAATTCTTGCTTCCATTCCCTTCAAGGGCCAG GTTCTTAATGAGACAAGTTTGTGGTGGTTTGAAAAAACCCGACACATAACTTCAAATGCGATCATCTCATCCCCGGATAAAAATGTTACAATTGCGAAGAAATGTTCGGTTTTTCCCGTCGAATTTGTCG TTAGGAGTTATGTGACTGGAAGTACCGACACATCATTATGGACAGTCTACAACAAAGGTGTTCGAAAGTATTGTGGCAATGTCCTTCCGGATG GTTTGGTTAAAAACCAAAAGCTTCCTGCAAACATACTCACACCAACAACTAAGGCAGCAGATCATGATGTCCCAGTAACTCCGGATGAG ATAGTTCAACGTGGACTGATGACTCAAGCTGATTATGATGAAGCAAGTAGGAAAGCATTAAGCTTATTTGAATATGGACAG TCTGTTGCTCTGGAACATGGCCTGATATTGGTGGACACTAAATATGAATTTGGAAAGGCAGATGACGGTTCAGTTCTTTTAATTGATGAG GTGCATACTCCTGATTCAAGCAGATATTGGATTGCCCATTCTTATGAGGAACGCTTTCATAGTTCTCTTGAACCTGAAAATGTTGATAAG GAGTTCTTGAGGTTGTGGTTCAAAGATCACTGCAATCCATATGAAGATGAG GTCCTCCCTGATGCTCCAGAAGATCTTGTTTGTGAACTAGCTTGGCG ATACATATTTTTGTATGAGAAGATAACAAATTCGAAGTTTGAGATGCCGAGGATGGAG GAGCCAATTCATGATCGGATTTCTCGGAATGTTGCACGGGCGTTGTCATCACTACAGTAA
- the LOC109008846 gene encoding myb-related protein 308-like yields the protein MGRAPCCDKANVKRGSWSPDEDATLKAYIDTHGTGGNWMALPAKAGLRRCGKSCRLRWLNYLRPDIKHGGFTEEDDYIICTLHSQIGSRWSVIASQLPGRTDNDVKNYWNTKLKKKLGNILSVNTTKSHDKVDHVGSKPKSLPCVSGAEIPSSVNVSSSQNRNPSTSFGLSANFHSLSSDPINQTYCPELNMDVSDQFVSTCASTSRNSTTSTRNNIVSSISNSSATFGLDSCVSLAGNSCEVVYGSGVLMDFTGFGSPYNINVPDNYRLSCFQDKTGEVSPSPPCYQNMGDFAFADIRPQGHVLHDPSVRDRY from the exons ATGGGAAGAGCTCCATGCTGTGACAAAGCTAACGTGAAGAGAGGATCTTGGTCTCCGGACGAAGATGCGACTCTCAAGGCCTACATCGACACTCATGGCACTGGTGGAAACTGGATGGCTTTGCCTGCAAAagctg GCCTGAGGCGATGTGGCAAAAGTTGCCGTTTACGATGGCTGAATTATCTCAGACCAGATATCAAGCATGGAGGTTTTACTGAAGAAGATGACTACATTATTTGTACACTCCACAGCCAAATTGGGAGCAg ATGGTCTGTGATTGCCTCTCAGTTACCTGGAAGAACAGACAATGATGTGAAGAACTATTGGAACACcaaattgaagaagaagttAGGAAATATTCTCAGTGTCAACACAACAAAAAGTCATGACAAAGTTGATCATGTTGGCTCAAAACCCAAATCCCTGCCCTGCGTCTCGGGAGCTGAAATCCCTAGTTCTGTTAATGTTTCATCTTCCCAAAATCGAAACCCCAGTACTTCTTTTGGATTATCTGCTAATTTTCACAGCCTGAGTTCAGATCCAATTAACCAGACATATTGTCCAGAGCTCAATATGGATGTTTCAGATCAATTCGTGAGTACTTGTGCAAGTACTTCAAGGAACAGTACTACTTCTACTCGCAATAATATTGTTTCAAGCATCTCAAATTCGTCTGCTACTTTTGGTCTGGACAGTTGTGTCTCATTGGCTGGAAATTCATGTGAGGTGGTCTATGGTTCTGGGGTTTTAATGGATTTTACTGGCTTCGGATCtccttataatattaatgttccTGACAATTATAGACTATCATGTTTTCAAGACAAAACTGGTGAAGTTTCCCCCAGTCCGCCTTGCTACCAAAATATGGGTGATTTTGCATTTGCTGATATTAGGCCTCAAGGTCATGTACTTCATGATCCAAGTGTTAGAGATCGATATTGA